DNA sequence from the Centroberyx gerrardi isolate f3 chromosome 2, fCenGer3.hap1.cur.20231027, whole genome shotgun sequence genome:
ttaacCAGAATTTTGTTCTGTATTGGGCAATAATTGCACTGCAGTGCAATTCTGGCTTTTTACAACCCTTTGTTGTTggcacgtgcacgcacacgcacacgcacacgcacacgcacgcacacacacacacacgcacacacaccaacgaAAACAACCTAGCTTTTTATATATTGCTTTAAATGTCATTGCTAAGTGGTTTTGTCCTTGGGGGGATGATGCACCTTACAGCTGACCCAAGCAAGGACAAACCTCTCACTGTGTCTGTCCTTTACTCCCAGAAGTGCTGCTGCAGTAGTCATGGCATTTAGAGGGCAAGGTATGCACCAAGTAATTAGCGAGCACCTACTGCACCTATTCATCTCTGAAATAAACAAAGCAATGGTGCAGAAATGAGTGTGCCAACatgcaaaatgatgaaatgaaatgcaacTGTCAAGTTCACaggcgtgtgtatgtgtgtgtgtgtgcgcgcgtgcgtgtgtttgtggtgggggggtgggggaacAGGGGCCAGAGGGAGTGGTGCTGTGTCTCTTGATGCGCCAATCACCTCTTAAACATGTAAATGTATTCAGCCACTGATTGACAGCTCATTGTGTTACATGCCCGGAGATCTTCTTCAgaacatgtctctctctccctctctttgtcgctctctcattttctcccaccTTCTATCTATAGCTCATCCTTTCTGGGGAGCAAGGCAGCTTGCGTATGGCCACTCTGAGTGAAAATAGAAGCAATCATTTATTCATCGATTGAAACATCAGAGGACtaagagggagtgagagagtgggAGCAACAAAGAGCGGGAAAGACAGAATGGCTGAAAGATGAGGAATaaaaagagggggaggacaGAGAAGTGGAATGGAGTGGAGATTAAataaggagaggaaagaaatgtTGGGCAAACAAAAAGTGGCTAGTTTTGTTGTAAGAGGAAGACATCAGAACATACAAACAAGAAATATCAAAAGATGGaggtaaaaaaagagaaaaacacaaattgcGGTGATTACAGTTGGTAACGATGGTAGCTGTTGACAGGTTTATTCCTCATCACTAAAGAAAAATCTTTTCTTTATGAGCTATTAATAAGACCAAATGTGCTTGTGTTGTTCTACAAATAATTAAGATTTAGTGGTCATGAcataatagaaatagaaaatataaCCAAACTGTCTGGGCTGCCACAGTGATCGTAAtggtgaaaaaatgaaaatttcaatacaatagaCACTGAACTGTGTGAGGTCCAATATCTGATGTGTTTTGAAATCGTTATGACGACTAAAAAACATGAAAGGCTTTGTAACAGCGTCAGTGCAGAGTAATCTTCTCTTCCCGCAACTCTTGTCCAGACTTGTGTGACCTCTCTGCGTTATCCTAATGAAGGATAACCCAAAAGGCAGGACGTATGTATTATTCTTGATATGACAGGTAAAAGTGACCTTCTTATGGCCAGTCATGCACAAAGTGCTGACACATGGCAACGAGTAGAACTGAGGATACAATAGGTAAAACTGTTTCAAGGCAACAACCTTAGCATCAgatttctctgttttattgACACGAATCATTAACTATCTCATCTCAGATACAACACATGTCCAGCAAAGCGCAAAAAGAGTGAAAAGCCATTGTCCTCTGCAAGGGTATACATTTAAACAGCATTATCCTTCACTAGCAGTGGGGGGAtacatgacatgaaacagcaTTATCCTCTAAGGAAACTCTTCCAACTACAGGCGGATGATTTGAGTTGAAGATAGGAGGACCAGGTTCCCAGGATACATTACTTGATAcattctattatttttttcttcagagaGATATGAGCTAGATAGATTCCTCCCACACAgtccaaataaacaaatacagagAAGCAAAAACCAGTGCCAACAGTTACGGTGATAcaagaacattaaaaaaaaaaatcatttcaatgaaaaagaactgaacaaaaacaagaactaaatagaaacaagtgaaaaaagcAAATATCATTGCAAATCCTCAAATCCCCAAGGTATTCTATCCCgttcccctcccaccctcccctctttgtggtttttttttttttttttttatagttctAGTATCATACAGCAAAAAGACATTCAGAAGAGCAGACCAGAGTGATAGAAAACACTCATGCAAAGAAAGCCTTTTTCACACATAGTCACAAACACAGGAAAATCATCTCAAACAATAGTGCTGCCAACAGTCAGTGCCTTCAGGTCTTTTAGtggatgttgttattgttgttgttgttctctaCAGACTTTGATTTGCTACTGTACTGATAAAAAGGATATGTGTGACAGACTGTCGTCATAGGCTCGCAAGTCTTCCGGCAAGAGTGATCaaccctctttctgtctgtccatgGGACCTGGGGGTCCAGGATGGCAAACAGTTTATTACCAGTACCATAGTCTTTGTGCAGGACCCCCATGTCCAAAAGAGAAGTTCAGGTGGGAGGATTACTGCCGAAGAACCAGAGCCACAGGAATGATCTTCTAGGTTGGTTTTCCATTATAAAAAAGGCGTGATGTTTTTTTGGCATCTGTTCTTGTTCTTTTAAATCCgatatatagcctactgttaaACTCTATTTGTATTACAATCGTTTTCTATGTGGCAAAcaattttagctttttttttttttaaattcaacgTCATGTATATGCACATTCAATCCACTTTGCATTCAGGTTTGATGCAGTCTCTCTGTAGAAGTCATTTGATATAGTAAATAGAATGGTCTCGCCAtgatgtctctttttcttttgcagatatatttttgtatatatgGAAATCTCTACACAGACGACATGTACGTATCTAATCCATCTTCCTCGGTTACAGTTCTTCAGAGCGGATGACGTGGAACAGTGTGACGTTGTAGAGGACCTGGTGGCCGTTGTTCCAGGCATAGAGGGCGCGGTCACGTGGGTTGTAGTCCAGCATGGAGATATGTGAGTATTTATTCTGGAAGGCAATGTCGATGTACTCGTAGGTAGAGGAGTTGGTGGAGTAGGCGTAGTAGACCTTGGTGCCTCCGGAGTAGCCGTTGGTGACATAGAGCGTGCCACAGATCATAAAGGACTCGCCGGCGCTCCTTTTGGGGTGGTTGGTGGTCCAGCTCTTGATGATCTGCAGTGTGTTGGGGTTCAACTTGCTGATGACAATGTTGCCAGCGTTCTGGTTCGTGGCGTACACGGCCCACAGGCCTCCCTCGTCCACCATCAGGTCGATGTCGGAGTGGCCGCCCCAGGCGTAGTGGTACGCGTTATTGAAGCCGGCGTAGTCCAGCTGCCGGGACTTGCTGATGGAGGAGGTGCGGAAGTCAAACTTGATGATGACATGGCTCTGGAATTTGTTGAAGTAGATGGAGCCGTTGTAGACCACCTGACCTGTGCCCGACCACGGGTGGGGCAGCCGGTGGGACGTGAAGTTGTCCGTCGTCATGAAGTCCTGCATGGACTTGTACTCCCGCACGAAGCGGTTGTTGTGGTAACCATCCATGTACCAGACCTAAAACAGCATGACGAGGGAGACAAAAGGGATCTTTAACGCCAATGAAATACTGCAGTGCTAAAAActcccatcatcatcacctttgTGAATATCTGAATCATATACTATATGTAAATCACGCATTACCCCGCAGAATAAATCAAATCACACCGTCAACAAGCATCCTAATTAAGTTAGAGATGCCAGTTCCTGGAGGAGCGGAGCAGGCTGAGATCCGGCGGCTTCTGAATACAAACAGTCAGGATGACAGCCACAGGGTGGGATGAGCCTGGCCCCGCAGGGATAATGCCCATCATTCTAGATAAAAGGCCCGTCTCAGCTGCTTTGACCTAGCTTCCTGCTGGCTCCTGTGGCGATGGGCAGAGAGATCTCAttccggagctgctggaggcTCAACCACTTCCTCTGTCTCACTGGGACAGAGACACCTGAACCCCACCCCCTACCCCCTTccttgtgctgtgattgacttaAAAATGATTCAGATCAAGGAAGCGGGTCGTCCAGGGCCCAGAAAACTCAAAGCTAAGGAAACccagagatgaaagagaagcagaggagacCTGTCTACTCTGATCAATTAGACTCATGCTTCCTTTCTGCGCCGATCGTCATGCAACACTTTCCTGTGTTCTTAGCAAAATTCATTCGTTTCTACACTAAAGTTGCCTTTACAGCATGCTAAACATAATCTTAGTCAGCACTACCCTTCACCCCTGCTACTAAAACTTTTGCAGTATCACTATACATATTAAACAGTCAACCCGTCACAATAATTGGACATTAGCCTACATGAAGCATCGTGCAAATCCACACACCAGCATGTGGTAAATGCTGGTTCTTCACAAGTTCTACTAAAGAActatttttttgtacttttcctTGCGAATGTGATATTCGTGTGTTCTGTCTTTTTATTAATGTATTCCATAAAGCCAGGAGCATAAAGAGCATGTTGATGTTTAACAGCCAAataaaccctctctctctccagcacccTCCCTTCATTACCCACTGGGCCATCTAGCTTCTCATATAAACCATACAGATTTATCCTTTGTATTCTcgttttaatgtgttttagttATGAAAGCCGGCCCATTTATTAAGCCAACAGATGCATAGCTCCACAAAGGTAAATTAGATGATGAGCTGATTTAGCTGATTTAAGAACAGTGCATCAGCTTTAAAGGTTTAAAGGCAGTGaaattgcatttattttgtCCCACTAACTGATGTATGTGGAACGTGGGTATGTCTGTGTTCAGAAGCATCTAGGATATTTAGCAAGAAGCAGATATGATAACGTAACCCCTGCTTTTTATGTTTATAGATGCAAATACATATGAAAAGGAGAGCCTTTGTCTATATACTTGTTGACTGTATAGATTGTGTTATCCCAatctgggtgggtgggtggttgctaaaggggtgggagtgggggagggggaggggttaCCTACCCTTGTATCTCCTTCAGGTGCCAGAGGGTCAGTCATCCAGGAGCCAAACCTAGATCCAGATGTCTTGATGGTGATGGGATCACTGATGCCAGTCAGTTTGCCACATGCTGCAAGGAAACATTTGAGATAGGGATAGGTAGGACAATAGCACACCTGTTTGGTTATTTGGGCTCATTGAATCTTTCTTAAAAAGGGATTCATTTTAATTTACGTTTAGGCAAAAGTTCTTTGCCTGAAGGAGAAGGGAATTGACTCCCAAAATGTGCATGTTTTTAtgtctctgcctttctctttgtgtgatgtgtgagaGGTGCTTATTATTCAGTTCACACATGCTTATGCCTGTTTTACTGTGTGcaatgtgtgagaaagagagagagcgagagagagagggagagagagagagagcgagggaaagagagcgagagggcgagagagggagcgagagagagtgagagagagagagagagagagagtgggaaaaggagagagagagcttctgtGTATTCTACTCCTGTCTGTTGGTTGTAAGCTGGCGTGGTGTTAATTAGTGTTGATTGAGGTGTTAATATGAATATGACAAAACTAACACTAGGCTGCGTGTCCCTCATGACTGAGAGCTGGTCAGACTAATGTACCCATTATTATGAACAGGCAGAGAATAACCTCATTCTTGTTTGATTTTCCAGAATAACAATACTTTGCACTGCCACTGCAGTATAGCCATTCATTTAAATGAGGGCCATTGTTCAGAATGTGTTTTGGCAGGGCAAAGATCAATTAGATGGCTCTGATGAGTTAATTCTTTCCAGTGCAAGTAATGAGCGGTTTTGATATGCTAATTTACAGAGTGGGACTCTGATGATGgctcattttcagttttcatcggtatctctctctctctgcaacttAAGAGTTGCACCCTTCTCATCCTcacattttcccctctctctttataaCCCCCATACCGTCGTCTCTCTGGCTCTTGAGTGCTGTGAAATGTGATTATATATAGTAGTCATAGGATCCAAATTAGATTGCTGTTTCCTCTGCTTCTGTCACTCTCATTCTGTTGTCTGTCTCACATCTTTGCATCTTATCAACTTCCTTTCACTTACACAGTCACATTTCCGAAAGAAATGGCATAAGTTAGgctctgtgaatgtgtgtgtgttatgtatgtgtgtgtacgcctcTATGTACGCACCATATGTTGCGcctgtgaatatgtgtgtgcatcacaCCTCAGCGGCAGCTGAGAGACAAACACGTGGTCACATGAGTAGAATGTACTATCCTAGTGGAGGCTGAGTCCCTTACGTAACCCTCAGTGGGATTACAGACCGTAGTAATCCATTGgccattgatttatttatttcttttctctaaTCATGGCTCTATCTTTAGATGACAACTACCATTGCTGGGTGCTGCGGAGCCTGTGCCACTGTTGATGATCTGCATTCTGGAGATGCACACAGGGTCTAATCCCCTTTTGGCCTGAATTTGCCTGGCCAAACCAGAGGGCAGAGCAAGTGGAAAACCTAATGGAAACTGGAGCTGAAATAACAAGAACGCCATCAGCCCCTGCCCTGGAATGTGAGGATTTGGATATAGAATGAAGACTGAATCCCGGACaatgaatatttgtttttttgtgcgaGTGAGTGAAGGGAGTGGGGAAATGATGACAAAGATAGAGGGTAAGCTtgtctgagagagggagagagaggacggcATGAAAAGTAAATGGTACTAAAATATTATGTCTTGTAACTGTGTTCTATATGGAGGAAGCAGAAGATGAGTGCAATGGCAGCAGAAGAGATTGTCGGGGGATGTGTGGTGGTATGGCCTTCCTGCCCCATCCATCAGTAGTTCGGTGTGATGGGGCTGGATCTGCCTGCATCTCTCCCTGACTCCACAGCTCTAGGGCATCACACAaggtgatttatttatttgattattgccCAGCAAGCTGCCATGTCCCCTTGATCGATGGCCATTGTGTCCCCACAGCCACCGGGCTGTTACTCTCTCTAGCACAAAACAGCATGAAGGACAAGTCTACAGGGGCCCTAGCtactctctttcacttttcctgccctccctcactctctcattctccttaCCACCCTCTATCAATTCCTCCTGTCGCGCTCGCTCTATCTATTATTTAATACTCCAATTTCTCCAGCCCAACTCTTTGCACCACTCTAtatttctgctcttttctgcATTGTTCTGTTGATGCAAATGTGGCTAGTGACCTTCGCAAGCTTAATCTCAATGACAGGAGTATATCggagtgtatctgtgtgtgctaTGCATGAGTGCCTGTTTGTGTAGCAGGCGATCGTGTGAAGATGAAAGGAATAGCCGCTCTCTTTTCTGCCTGAGCCGGTCCCTCGCTGGGTGACCTCGCCTTTATCTCAtctgatctcacacacactggagtAACTCCTGCAGTTCCCTGCTCTCCTGTCTTTGGATGCCTGTCCACAGATGAGAGGAGCGGCATGTGCACTGATCTGTGAGTGAAAAAAGGAACAGCACCCCTGGTCCAGTCCAGTAGTGgactggaccaggaggacctgAACAAAAGGAGATAcctatggagaaaatgaaagagagtgGGTATGGATGGATAAAGAGAGATAATGACAGAAGAAAAAATGGGGCAGGGGGCCAATGAAGTGCATGTGTAGTATAGTAGAAAAATAGAATCTTGCTAGTCCAAACCTGGTGAAATGTTTGTATGACCAAAGTACACTGAAATACCAGGTCAAACAATGATGCATGCTTTTGCAGTGCATGAAGTGTAATTTAccatgaaacattttttttaaatgcatgtaTCAAAAAGGAAATTCAATCAGTGTTGCAcagtaaataaaatacatttgttgCATATTTGCAGTATGCATTGTTGCATATTGTTTCTATTTAAGTGTGTCTGTTAAAGTCAGTCATTTTTGAAGCCTGAAGGTTAGATAAATGACATTCTACTGTATCTGATGGCAGAACTGCATGCATGGGAATCCGTGTGTGCTTTGTGTATGGCATGTGTTTTTCAATGTGGACTACAATCATGGAGTCACTACTAGCCTTCCAAACACGGACAGCAGGCATTTTTACCAATAAGCTTTTCCCagtttccctctgtcctcctgcaCGGAATAATTTGAAACACGGAGACAATATATCCATGTTGTGAGACGTGTAACTGTCTCTGCTCTTGTAATATCTCTTAGTCACTGCGGTGTGGGCGTGCATCTATTAGCACTGTGGGCTGTGACAGAGGTGTGAGTAGACTGAGACAGGGGCTAAAAACAGAGATGAGAATGTGATGAGAACTTGCAAACTGAGAAGCCATCACCACTTCTcttttctgcctgtgtgtgtgtgtgtgtgtgcgtgcgtgtgtgtgcgtgtgtgtgtgtgtgtgtgtgtgcgtataccTGTGGACCCATGTACAACGCCTCACAAGTACCATTAGTAGCCCAATCAACTCCATCAATTCCATGACAGGAGGTCAGTTGTATGTGAGAAACTACAGCAGATTCACCACAGTACATTCTAATGATAATGTGCAAAATTATCACAGACAAAATGTGAAGTTAAAAAGTGTGCAACCTTGTTTCTTCCAAGGAAGGAGAATTTAACAGAAGATCCATAAAGTATGAATGGTGAATGTCTTGTAAGAATCTGTGTgtattgtgcatttgtgtggCAGAGCGCTGCAGTCTCGCACATCCAATATTCCTGAAATGTTCTGTAGTGTCATGTGAACGTGCCTGAGGATCTCTTTCTGGTCAGCCACAGCATATGTAAGTGgggtgtttgtgcatgtttgagagtgtgtgccagcaactttctgtgcctacctaATTTTTGCATGCATGCTCGGAGTCTCTCCTCAAGATTTGACACTCTGTTGTGGAGCTCCTCGTAGTCATAGGCCCCCATCTCCTCCTGAAGTTCGCTTAGAACTGACGTCAGATTCTGGACCTCCTCCTTAAACTGCAATACCAATTTGGCATCGGCTTTGTACTCCTCCAACACTGGTATCAACGGTCTAAGCTCCTCCATTTTCGCTTTTATGGCCTGAAAGGATTAGAATAAGCTCGGTTCAGTGTCATGCGCGACAAATAAAGAGAGACCCctgtccagaaaaaaaaaaaaaaaaaaaaaaaaaaaaaggaaaacacctGTCTTGACCCTGACTACACTAATCTATCCTGACTCTTCACTGACATGAAGACCCCTGTTTGTGTGCATGgtcagtgtgtgtacacagtgtgtttgtctgtgcaagtgtgtgtcgGAGCAAACAAACCCGGCAAATATTCTCCACCCGCTGGACGAGCAGAGCAGGTGGCTCCGTCCCAGTGCTGACCAGCCGTTAAAGCAAGCCCTCGGTACACCGACAACAATTGGGAAAGCTCTTTATTGGTCATCATCGTTTAAAATGCAACATCTTATTAAGGATTACATGCTTTTACATGTCACACACAACAAAGTGTCTCGAATTTTACGTCTATATTTTTATGTATAGATTTGTTTAGTAACCAAATATGCATAGACAAAAGccaaagtaaaataaaaggaataaCAGCAATTagttgataataataataataataataataataataataatagtaataataataataataataataataataataataataataataataatagtaaatgtATTTACGTTGGAAAAGCTTTTAGATGGAAAACTTTGACAGCAGTAACATGCAGGAAGAGATCAgtggttggttggtttgggagaggggtggggtttCTTAGTCTTAATGGTGCTAAAGGTAAATAAACTGTTTGACGCCCAAATGCTCTCAGTACTGTGGCCCAGTTCAGGGGAATCTGGGATTGACCTGCCTCTTCTTCCCTGTGGCTCTCTTTACATGTCTTAAAGTTAGCCCTGCAAGCAAGAAAATGACAGACTGTTGACAGGGGCTAGCTTGCTAACCTAAgtctaacagacacacacatatacgcacagACTTAGTACACACACTTGATTAGAGAAAATTGCACACATGCATTGAATACGATGCTGGCAGCATGAGGTTTCAAGCATGCACGGGTGATGTGAGCACATAAATGAAGTGGTGCAGGTGGGATGGTAGAAACACTGATGTCAAACTGAAACTGCTTTTGATTCATAGTACTGGGGTTAGATCTCTATGACAAAAAGTCAAGTCCATCAATATCCATTATTGCTA
Encoded proteins:
- the olfm1b gene encoding olfactomedin 1b isoform X3; the encoded protein is MSVPLLKIGVVLSTMAMITNWMSQTLPSLVGLNTTKLTAAQGGYPDRSTGVTNPEESWQVYSSAQDSEGRCVCTVVAPQQSMCSRDARTKQLRQLLEKVQNMTQSIQVLDQRTQRDLQYVEKMEVQLRGLETKFRQVEENHKQNIAKQYKAIKAKMEELRPLIPVLEEYKADAKLVLQFKEEVQNLTSVLSELQEEMGAYDYEELHNRVSNLEERLRACMQKLACGKLTGISDPITIKTSGSRFGSWMTDPLAPEGDTRVWYMDGYHNNRFVREYKSMQDFMTTDNFTSHRLPHPWSGTGQVVYNGSIYFNKFQSHVIIKFDFRTSSISKSRQLDYAGFNNAYHYAWGGHSDIDLMVDEGGLWAVYATNQNAGNIVISKLNPNTLQIIKSWTTNHPKRSAGESFMICGTLYVTNGYSGGTKVYYAYSTNSSTYEYIDIAFQNKYSHISMLDYNPRDRALYAWNNGHQVLYNVTLFHVIRSEEL
- the olfm1b gene encoding olfactomedin 1b isoform X4; translation: MQPASKLLTLILLIFMGTELTQVLPANPEESWQVYSSAQDSEGRCVCTVVAPQQSMCSRDARTKQLRQLLEKVQNMTQSIQVLDQRTQRDLQYVEKMEVQLRGLETKFRQVEENHKQNIAKQYKAIKAKMEELRPLIPVLEEYKADAKLVLQFKEEVQNLTSVLSELQEEMGAYDYEELHNRVSNLEERLRACMQKLACGKLTGISDPITIKTSGSRFGSWMTDPLAPEGDTRVWYMDGYHNNRFVREYKSMQDFMTTDNFTSHRLPHPWSGTGQVVYNGSIYFNKFQSHVIIKFDFRTSSISKSRQLDYAGFNNAYHYAWGGHSDIDLMVDEGGLWAVYATNQNAGNIVISKLNPNTLQIIKSWTTNHPKRSAGESFMICGTLYVTNGYSGGTKVYYAYSTNSSTYEYIDIAFQNKYSHISMLDYNPRDRALYAWNNGHQVLYNVTLFHVIRSEEL
- the olfm1b gene encoding olfactomedin 1b isoform X2 codes for the protein MSVPLLKIGVVLSTMAMITNWMSQTLPSLVGLNTTKLTAAQGGYPDRSTGVLPANPEESWQVYSSAQDSEGRCVCTVVAPQQSMCSRDARTKQLRQLLEKVQNMTQSIQVLDQRTQRDLQYVEKMEVQLRGLETKFRQVEENHKQNIAKQYKAIKAKMEELRPLIPVLEEYKADAKLVLQFKEEVQNLTSVLSELQEEMGAYDYEELHNRVSNLEERLRACMQKLACGKLTGISDPITIKTSGSRFGSWMTDPLAPEGDTRVWYMDGYHNNRFVREYKSMQDFMTTDNFTSHRLPHPWSGTGQVVYNGSIYFNKFQSHVIIKFDFRTSSISKSRQLDYAGFNNAYHYAWGGHSDIDLMVDEGGLWAVYATNQNAGNIVISKLNPNTLQIIKSWTTNHPKRSAGESFMICGTLYVTNGYSGGTKVYYAYSTNSSTYEYIDIAFQNKYSHISMLDYNPRDRALYAWNNGHQVLYNVTLFHVIRSEEL
- the olfm1b gene encoding olfactomedin 1b isoform X1, coding for MSVPLLKIGVVLSTMAMITNWMSQTLPSLVGLNTTKLTAAQGGYPDRSTGVSAQVSQFPGAEESWQVYSSAQDSEGRCVCTVVAPQQSMCSRDARTKQLRQLLEKVQNMTQSIQVLDQRTQRDLQYVEKMEVQLRGLETKFRQVEENHKQNIAKQYKAIKAKMEELRPLIPVLEEYKADAKLVLQFKEEVQNLTSVLSELQEEMGAYDYEELHNRVSNLEERLRACMQKLACGKLTGISDPITIKTSGSRFGSWMTDPLAPEGDTRVWYMDGYHNNRFVREYKSMQDFMTTDNFTSHRLPHPWSGTGQVVYNGSIYFNKFQSHVIIKFDFRTSSISKSRQLDYAGFNNAYHYAWGGHSDIDLMVDEGGLWAVYATNQNAGNIVISKLNPNTLQIIKSWTTNHPKRSAGESFMICGTLYVTNGYSGGTKVYYAYSTNSSTYEYIDIAFQNKYSHISMLDYNPRDRALYAWNNGHQVLYNVTLFHVIRSEEL